GCCGGGTAGGCCCGCCCGCCGAACTCGCCGCTGACCTCGGCCTTGGCGGTCATCACCTTGCCCGACAGGCGATCGAGCTCGACCTTGTTGATGCGGTTGACCGTGTCGTTGCGCGTGGCCAGGGTGATGGCCCCGCCGTCGGTCGGCACGGGGCGGGCTCCGGCGCCGTTCAGTGCCCCGGCGATCTCGGCCGTGACCCGGCCGTGCCGCACGGCGTTCAGCATCTCTTTGAAGTCGCCCTCGGTCTGACGGTGGATGAAGGCCAGCTCGTAGATGCGCAGGCTCGCCTCGGCCCACACCTTGGCGTCGAAGAACCACATCGAGCGGTAGTTGTCGCGGAAGTACTCGCGCTCTTCGGCGTCGCCCGGCACCGGCGGCAGTTGGTACGGGTCGCCGAACAGCACGACCTGCACGCCGCCGAACGGCTCGTGCTTGCGCTGCCGGGCCTGGCGAAGCGAGCGGTCGATGGCGTCCATCAGGTCGGCGTTGACCATCGAGACCTCGTCGATGACGAGCGTGTCGATGGTGTTCAGCAGCTTGCGCAGCTCGGCGTTCTGCTCGATGTCGTGGTCCGCGATGAGCCCCACCGAGAGGCGGAACAGCGAGTGGATCGTCTGGCCGCCGACGTTGAGGGCGGCGACGCCCGTGGGGGCGCAGATGACGATCTGCTTCGAGGTGTTCCACGACAGGTGGTTCAGCAGCGTCGACTTGCCCGTGCCGGCCCGGCCCGTGACGAAGATGTGCTCGCGGGTGTTCTCGATCGCGTCGTACAGCGCCTGCTGTTCGGCGGAGAGGGCCACGCTCACGACGACGAGCACCTTTCGGGAGGGGGTGGGGGAGGCCACCAATCTACCCGCGACGGCGGTGGTGCTCGGGAGTTCGTGACCCGCGCCTCCTATTGTTGTCGTCATGTCGTCGTCTGTGGGGGAGGAGACACGTCCACCGCTCGGCTGGCCGTTCGTCGCGATCTGGGGCGGGGCGCTGCTCTTCGTGCTGATCGGTTTCTGGGTCACCGTCGTGGCCCTGAACGCCACCGTCTACAGCGCCGCCGGGTTCGCCCGCGGCTACGTGGCGGCGGTCGATCGCGGCGACACGTCGAGCGCGTTGACCCTCGCGGGCGTCACGCCGACCGACCAGCTGGCCGACGCGCTGCTCGAGGTGCCGTCGCTCGGCGGCATCGACGACGTGACCGAGGTGGGCGACGTCGACCTCGGTGACGACACCCACGCGATCACGCTCTCGTACTCGATGCAGGGCACGTCGGCCACGGCCGCGGCCCCCGCGCAGTCGCAGTTCGTCGTGCAGCGGGTCGGCACCCGGTTCGGGCTGTTCCACTCGTGGCGCTTCGTGCAGGCGCCCACCGCGCAGCTCGACGTGACGCCCCAGCACGACTCCCGCTTCACGGTGGACGGCCGCGACGTCACGACCGACGCCCCCGACGTCGCGACCCGGTTCACGGTGCTCGCGCCGTCGCGGTTCGAGCTCGACCACTCGTCGCGCTACCTCGAGGCGCCGACCGTCGAGGCCGACGTGCTCACCGTCGGGGCGACGTCGGGGGTGTCGATCGAGGTGCAGCCCCGGGACGCGTTCGTCGAGGCCGTGCAGGACATGGTCGATCAGCAGCTCGACGAGCAGTGCGTCACGCAGCAGGTGCTGTTGCCGGCCGGCTGCCCCTTCGGCCGCCAGGTCGACGACCGGGTCACCGACGACCCGACGTGGACGGTGCCGGTGCACCCCGTCGTCTCGATCGTGCCCGGCCCGTCGGGCCAGTGGCAGGTGCCCGGGGTGGCCGGCACGGCCCACCTAGTCGTCGGTGCCCAGTCGCTCTTCGACGGCAAGCGCTACACGATCGACGAGGACGTCCCGTTCACCGTCACGTACCTCATGCGCATCAGCACGTCCGACGAGCTGACGTTCGACTGACCACGGCCCCGGGTCAGCGGACGGAGGCGCGGCGCAGGAACGCGAACGTCCCCGCGATCGCCGCCGCCGCCAGCAGTGCCGCGGTGAGCGCCGCCCACCAGCTCTGGTAGTTCGCGAACACGGCGGGCAGCGAGGGGCCGGCCGCCAGGAGCGCGACAGCCAGCACGAGCACGACGCCGATCGAGATGCCGAGCGGGCCCCGCGGCCCGAACCGCAGCCAGGCCGCTCCGAACACCCCGCCGGCCGTCTGGGCGACGAGGGCGCCGAGGAACACGATCGGGACGAGCACGCCCAGGTCGCCGGCACCGAGGACGTTGACGTCGAAGACGTAGAAGCCACCGAACCAGTGGTCGGTCAGCACCTCGAGCGCGAGCAGGGCGGCGAACACCCCGGTCAGGTAGAGCGCGACGAGGGTGTGGGTCACGGCGGTGCCCAGCGCGAACGCCCGCCGCGTCGCCCCGAACGAGGCCGCGAGGGGGAAGGTCGAGGCGACCGAGGCGACGCCCATGGCGACGAGGTACCCGGACTGGGCCCACACGACCCCCGGGTTGAAGCGCGCCCCGGTGGCGTAAGAGGCGCCGTCGTCGTAGGCGCCCGAGCGCTGCAGCGTGACCTGGATCACCACGGTGACGGCGAACGTGATGGCGACGATGAGCAACGGCACGAGCAGCACGCCGCGCCGACGGGCGAACTGCAGTCGGACGACGGGCAGGATGCGGTTCACGAGGTGACCCCTTCGAGTTCGGTGTCGCGCGAGCCGAGGGCCGCGACGACCTGTTGCAGTGAGACCCCCGAGAGTTCGATGCCCGCGGCGGCGGCGTCGGCTCGCGTGGTGTGGTCGGCGACGCCGTCGACCACCGCCGTCTTCAGCCCGCCGACCGCGTGCTGCGACAGGAGGAGGCGCCCGGCGGCGAACCGGTCGACGGCGGATGCCGTCCCGGCGACCTGGTAGGCGGAAGCCCGCGCCTGGTCGACGTCGGAGTCGAGCCGCACCCGACCCTCGTCGAGCACGACCACCCGTTCGAGCAGGGCCTCCATCTCGTCGATCAGGTGGGTCGAGAGCAGGATCGTGCGGGGGTGGGCCGAGTAGTCGGCGAGCAGGCGGTCGTAGAACAGCTGCCGGGCCGTGGCGTCCAGTCCGAGGTAGGGCTCGTCGAAGATGGTCAGCGGGGCCCGCGAGGCCATGCCGATCACGATCGACGCGGCGGACAGCTGCCCGCGCGACATCTTCTTCAGGTCGGTTTTCTCGGGCACCCGCAGGTCGGCGGCGAGGTCGCGGGCGAGCGCGGCGTCCCACCCGCGGTGGAAGGCCGGTGCCACCGAGAGCACGTGCTTCAGTCGGAAGCCGTCCGGGTACCGCTGGCTGTCACGCACGAACGACAC
This genomic interval from Frigoribacterium sp. Leaf415 contains the following:
- a CDS encoding ATP-binding cassette domain-containing protein; translated protein: MSPVIEITDLSRRYGSSRALDGVDLSVDEGVICGLLGRNGAGKTTLMACVAGQERPSGGAVRVFGREPADHADVLSRVSFVRDSQRYPDGFRLKHVLSVAPAFHRGWDAALARDLAADLRVPEKTDLKKMSRGQLSAASIVIGMASRAPLTIFDEPYLGLDATARQLFYDRLLADYSAHPRTILLSTHLIDEMEALLERVVVLDEGRVRLDSDVDQARASAYQVAGTASAVDRFAAGRLLLSQHAVGGLKTAVVDGVADHTTRADAAAAGIELSGVSLQQVVAALGSRDTELEGVTS
- a CDS encoding ATP-dependent DNA helicase, whose amino-acid sequence is MSVALSAEQQALYDAIENTREHIFVTGRAGTGKSTLLNHLSWNTSKQIVICAPTGVAALNVGGQTIHSLFRLSVGLIADHDIEQNAELRKLLNTIDTLVIDEVSMVNADLMDAIDRSLRQARQRKHEPFGGVQVVLFGDPYQLPPVPGDAEEREYFRDNYRSMWFFDAKVWAEASLRIYELAFIHRQTEGDFKEMLNAVRHGRVTAEIAGALNGAGARPVPTDGGAITLATRNDTVNRINKVELDRLSGKVMTAKAEVSGEFGGRAYPADEALELKVGARVMFLRNDSEQRWVNGTTGVVTRVRDTVFVEVDGEVHEVQPVVWEKHKYSYSATTKQLKKDVVAEFTQFPLRLAWAVTIHKSQGKTYDRAIVDLGSRVFSAGQTYVALSRITSLEGLYLSRPLRPADIIVDLDVRRFMSEASRVPAIEAAADAGVGDDTTTAAAG